Proteins from a genomic interval of Medicago truncatula cultivar Jemalong A17 chromosome 3, MtrunA17r5.0-ANR, whole genome shotgun sequence:
- the LOC11441465 gene encoding probable protein phosphatase 2C 76 gives MVCGILIRAGIFTKRLLPFNYVRRKCLQRVVVFHSQFVANRVFRNKYIGMMVDTGSMSTRAGPSVEDTVSHKEDDSARSGFVTGGCKSEDERLSCGYSSFRGKRVTMEDFYDIKTSTIDGRSVCLFGIFDGHGGSRAAEYLKDHLFENLMKHPKFLTDTKLAISETYQQTDAEFLNSEKDNFRDDGSTASTAVLVDNRLYVANVGDSRTVISKAGKAIALSEDHKPNRSDERKRIENAGGVVMWAGTWRVGGVLAMSRAFGNRMLKPFVVAEPEIQDQEIDEETEVLVLASDGLWDVVQNEDAVSLARAEEGAEAAARKLTEAAFNRGSADNITCIVVRFNHEKRHAANPDKASTASSQHEQRQ, from the exons ATGGTATGCGGAATTTTGATTCGAGCTGGAATTTTCACCAAGAGATTGTTGCCATTCAATTACGTTCGGAGGAAGTGTTTGCAAAGAGTTGTTGTTTTTCATTCACAATTTGTTGCGAATCGCGTGTTTAGGAATAAGTACATAGGGATGATGGTTGATACAGGTTCTATGTCAACAAGGGCTGGACCCTCTGTGGAGGATACTGTGTCCCACAAAGAGGATGATTCTGCTCGTTCTGGTTTTGTTACTGGTGGATGCAAGAG TGAAGATGAAAGACTTAGCTGTGGGTATTCAAGCTTTAGGGGGAAGAGAGTGACCATGGAGGATTTCTATGATATTAAGACATCAACCATTGATGGCCGATCAGTGTGCTTATTTGGAATATTTGATG GTCATGGTGGTTCTCGCGCTGCTGAGTATTTGAAGGATCATCTTTTTGAGAATCTCATGAAGCATCCGAAGTTTTTGACGGATACCAAATTGGCTATAA GTGAAACATATCAGCAGACGGATGCTGAGTTTTTGAACTCTGAAAAAGATAATTTCCGGGACGACGGTTCTACTGCTTCAACCGCTGTTTTGGTTGATAACCGTCTTTATGTTGCTAATGTTGGAGATTCTAGAACTGTTATATCAAAAGCTGGAAAAG CAATTGCTCTCTCTGAAGATCATAAACCTAATAGAAGTGATGAACGGAAGAGAATTGAGAATGCTGGGGGTGTTGTCATGTGGGCAG GTACTTGGAGAGTTGGAGGGGTGCTAGCAATGTCCCGTGCATTTGGCAACCGTATGCTGAAGCCATTTGTTGTAGCAGAACCTGAAATCCAG GACCAGGAGATAGATGAAGAAACTGAGGTGCTTGTTCTTGCAAGTGATGGACTCTGGGATGTAGTACAGAATGAG GATGCTGTTTCTCTTGCACGCGCGGAAGAGGGAGCTGAGGCAGCTGCTCGTAAGTTAACGGAAGCCGCTTTTAATCGTGGTAGTGCAGATAACATTACTTGTATTGTGGTACGATTCAATCATGAAAAAAGACACGCAGCTAATCCTGATAAAGCTAGTACAGCTAGCAGTCAGCATGAGCAGAGACAATGA
- the LOC25489781 gene encoding uncharacterized protein, with amino-acid sequence MMECNKDEAVRAKEIAERKFSEREYIGAKKFAIKAKNLYADLEDISQFLTTIDIYISAENKVSGEMDWYGILGVSPFADEETVRKQYRKLALTLHPDKNKSLGAEGAFQLVSEAWSLLSDKTKRLEYNQKRSLKGFQHTTPNRAGHPSNVPSSNGYYHFKKNATSNVRTGNHNARAPATSAPPQKKAETFWTICNKCRTHYEYLRIYLNHTLLCPNCNEAFVAIERSPPPNVFKPSSLPSHQQHQNSRRHPGSNNSNLQWGSHSRMAGFGSADGSSSVAAQAASVVQKASEKVKREGAPSIAEWERIQMSKKADGSMKKRKVDDIHVNGYPGYTANHFATGSGAAGLGSFSGSGKANLEKERTYGFSGLGGKHYSIRELSLFELRNMLMDKARNEISKKLEELRLMAEAKIANKNKRQKNIFNDKTSGSEKYGESNVNGNKHFSIDSLPVTSDGTVKSQAYVTINVPDPDFHNFDLDRAESSFAEDQVWAAYDDDDGMPRYYARIHKVISTKPFRMRISWLNSRSNSELGPIDWVGSGFYKTCGDFRTGKHEVSESLNSFSHKVRWTKGTRGVVRIFPGKGEVWALYRNWSPDWNEHTPDEVIHKYDMVEVLDDFSEEQGILVTPLVKFPGFRTVFRRHQDQNEVRRIPKEEMFRFSHQVPNHLLSGQEAHNAPIGCRELDPAATPLDLLQIATEANEAAGNV; translated from the coding sequence ATGATGGAGTGCAACAAAGATGAGGCAGTCAGGGCTAAAGAAATAGCGGAGAGGAAATTTTCTGAAAGGGAATATATTGGTGCAAAGAAGTTTGCTATCAAGGCTAAAAATTTGTATGCTGATTTGGAGGATATTTCCCAGTTTTTGACTActattgatatttatatatctGCTGAGAACAAAGTAAGTGGAGAAATGGATTGGTATGGTATACTTGGAGTGAGTCCCTTTGCTGATGAAGAGACTGTTAGAAAGCAGTACAGGAAACTGGCTCTCACCCTTCATCCTGACAAAAACAAGTCTTTAGGTGCAGAGGGTGCATTTCAGCTGGTTTCAGAGGCATGGAGTTTGTTATCAGATAAGACCAAGAGACTAGAATATAACCAGAAGAGGAGTTTGAAAGGCTTCCAACATACTACTCCAAACCGTGCTGGGCATCCATCAAATGTACCTAGTTCAAATGGTTATTATCATTTTAAGAAGAATGCAACTTCAAATGTGAGGACTGGGAATCATAATGCTCGGGCTCCTGCCACTTCTGCCCCTCCACAGAAAAAGGCTGAAACCTTTTGGACTATCTGTAATAAGTGCAGGACACATTATGAATATCTCAGAATTTATTTGAATCACACTCTTCTATGTCCCAACTGTAATGAAGCTTTTGTGGCCATAGAGAGGAGTCCTCCTCCCAATGTTTTTAAGCCATCAAGTTTGCCCTCCCATCAACAGCACCAGAATTCACGACGTCATCCTGGAAGTAATAATTCAAACCTTCAGTGGGGTTCCCACTCCAGAATGGCTGGTTTTGGTAGCGCCGATGGATCGTCGTCTGTGGCCGCTCAAGCTGCAAGTGTCGTGCAAAAGGCAAGTGAGAAAGTGAAGAGAGAAGGAGCACCATCAATTGCTGAATGGGAGAGGATTCAAATGTCTAAGAAAGCTGATGGTTCTATGAAGAAAAGGAAGGTAGATGATATTCACGTTAATGGCTATCCAGGATATACGGCAAATCATTTTGCTACGGGATCTGGAGCAGCAGGTTTGGGCAGTTTCTCTGGATCAGGAAAGGCTAACTTGGAAAAAGAAAGGACCTATGGTTTTTCAGGTCTTGGAGGCAAACATTACAGCATACGAGAGTTGTCATTGTTTGAGTTACGAAACATGTTGATGGATAAGGCACGGAATGAAATTAGTAAAAAACTTGAAGAATTGAGGTTAATGGCTGAAGCTAAGATTGCCAACAAGAATAAGAGACAGAAAAACATATTCAATGACAAAACAAGTGGTTCAGAGAAGTATGGAGAGTCCAATGTTAATGGTAACAAGCATTTTTCTATTGATTCTTTACCTGTCACATCTGATGGTACAGTTAAGAGCCAAGCCTATGTTACAATCAATGTTCCAGATCCTGATTTTCACAATTTTGACCTGGATAGAGCTGAAAGTTCCTTTGCAGAGGACCAGGTCTGGGCTGCTTATGACGATGATGATGGAATGCCTAGATATTATGCTAGAATTCACAAGGTGATCTCCACAAAGCCATTTAGAATGCGGATTAGTTGGCTTAACTCTCGAAGCAACAGTGAATTGGGCCCAATAGATTGGGTAGGTTCTGGTTTTTATAAAACTTGTGGGGATTTCAGGACTGGCAAGCATGAAGTATCTGAATCATTAAATTCATTTTCACACAAGGTTAGGTGGACAaaaggcaccagaggagttgtcCGCATCTTTCCAGGTAAGGGGGAAGTCTGGGCACTTTATAGAAACTGGTCTCCTGATTGGAATGAACATACTCCAGATGAAGTGATACACAAGTATGACATGGTGGAAGTACTTGATGATTTCAGTGAAGAGCAAGGTATATTAGTTACTCCCCTTGTTAAGTTTCCTGGCTTTAGGACAGTATTTCGAAGGCACCAGGACCAGAATGAGGTTAGGAGGATTCCTAAAGAGGAGATGTTTCGATTCTCTCATCAGGTTCCTAATCACTTGCTCAGTGGCCAGGAAGCTCATAACGCTCCAATAGGTTGCCGAGAGTTGGATCCAGCAGCTACACCTTTAGACCTCCTTCAGATAGCAACAGAAGCTAATGAGGCAGCAGGTAATGTTTAG